A portion of the Aphelocoma coerulescens isolate FSJ_1873_10779 chromosome 1, UR_Acoe_1.0, whole genome shotgun sequence genome contains these proteins:
- the DNAJB13 gene encoding dnaJ homolog subfamily B member 13, producing MGIDYYAVLELDRGATSDDIKKAYRKLALRYHPLKCKEPWGLKRFQQLAEAYDVLSDPMKKGIYDKFGEEGLKGGIPLEFASDNPWSVGYVFHNNPDKVFREFFGGDNPFAEFFAEDGSEVLLPFGGPRGRGALQRDPPIVRDLYVSLEDLFHGCTKKIKISRRVMNEDGQTSTIRDKILTIDVQPGWKRGTRITFEKEGDQGPNIIPADITFVVQEKLHPKFKRIDNNLLYVATIPLGKALTGCTLDVWTLDGRLLNIPINDIVHPKYCKMVPGEGMPLLQDPQRKGDLYIYFDICFPKRLSPEAKTLLKRILLP from the exons ATGGGCATAGACTACTAcgctgtgctggagctggacCGCGGTGCCACCTCCGACGACATCAAGAAGGC TTATCGGAAGTTGGCCCTGAGGTACCATCCATTAAAATGCAAGGAGCCCTGGGGGCTGAAGAGGTtccagcagctggcagaggcCTACGATGTGCTCAGCGACC CCATGAAGAAAGGCATCTACGACAAATTTGGGGAAGAGGGGCTCAAAGGTGGCATCCCCTTGGAGTTTGCAAGCGACAACCCTTGGAGCGTAGGATATGTGTTCCACAACAACCCTGACAAAGTCTTCAGGGAGTTCTTTGGAGGGGACAACCCCTTTGCAG AGTTCTTTGCCGAGGATGGCTCGGAGGTGCTGCTGCCCTTCGGAGGGCCCCGAGGCCGGGGCGCGCTGCAGCGGGACCCCCCCATCGTGCGGGATCTCTACGTGTCCCTCGAGGACCTGTTCCATGGCTGCACCAAGAAGATTAAGATCTCCCGCAGG GTGATGAACGAGGATGGGCAAACAAGCACCATCAGGGATAAGATCCTAACGATTGACGTGCAGCCGGGATGGAAGCGGGGCACCAGGATCACCTTCGAGAAGGAAGGAGACCAG GGCCCAAACATCATTCCAGCTGACATCACCTTTGTTGTCCAAGAGAAGCTTCACCCAAAGTTTAAAAGAATCGACAACAacctcctttatgttgccacaATCCCCCTGGGAAAG GCGCTGACTGGATGCACCCTGGATGTGTGGACACTGGATGGGAGGCTGCTGAACATCCCCATCAATGACATTGTGCA CCCCAAGTACTGTAAAATGGTGCCAGGGGAGGGAATGCCACTGCTCCAGGACCCCCAGCGCAAGGGAGACCTCTACATCTACTTTGACATCTGCTTCCCCAAGAGGCTCAGCCCTGAGGCAAAAACACTCTTGAAACGCATCCTCCTGCCCTAG